In the Candidatus Lernaella stagnicola genome, one interval contains:
- a CDS encoding response regulator: MATDLEGRVSYVNDAVCRFFGRRPEQIVGRSVFQFGEDSMRGATQQEIIDTTLAEGQWQGTVVNVAADGRECILASRTRLILDADGRPIGMVGASTDVTEQRRTEQERVELQERLMQSQKMEALGRLASGVAHDFNNLLTGINGYVEMILAEAQPSEPVRADLEEIRQAGERAAALTTQLLAFSRKQVVTPTVIRPNEVLGRLQNMLYRIIGEDVVLEFKLSEDLGHIKVDPTQLDQIMVNLAANARDAMPEGGRLTATTRNITLCNESMIVDGEPVMVSGDYVSLEVADTGCGMDEETKRHVYEPFYSTKGGTNGTGLGLATVYGIVRQNHGFITCETTPGRGSTFRIYFPQIADEAKTPLERTSTESPHGDETILLVEDEDMVRHLARRTLERYGYQVVVAADGEKACCQSQEFDGEIHLLVSDIIMPGMNGHELLETLRKTRAGLKALLISGYSVDIIRHQSLLEEGHHFLPKPFRPFELARTVRQILDGGGGA; this comes from the coding sequence GTCGAAGCGTCTTTCAGTTCGGCGAAGACTCGATGCGCGGCGCGACGCAACAGGAAATCATCGACACAACGTTGGCCGAGGGGCAATGGCAGGGGACGGTCGTTAATGTTGCCGCTGACGGTCGCGAATGCATCTTGGCATCGCGCACCCGGTTGATACTCGACGCCGACGGCCGCCCCATCGGCATGGTCGGCGCGAGCACGGACGTCACTGAGCAGCGGCGCACCGAACAGGAGCGCGTGGAGCTCCAAGAGAGGCTAATGCAGTCGCAAAAGATGGAAGCCCTCGGTCGTTTGGCCAGTGGCGTGGCGCACGACTTCAACAACCTGTTGACCGGAATCAACGGTTACGTGGAGATGATTCTGGCGGAGGCGCAGCCGAGCGAACCTGTGCGCGCCGACTTGGAAGAAATCCGGCAGGCGGGCGAACGCGCCGCGGCGCTCACGACGCAATTGCTGGCGTTTTCGCGCAAGCAGGTCGTCACGCCGACGGTGATCCGGCCCAACGAAGTTCTCGGTCGGCTGCAAAACATGTTGTACCGCATCATCGGCGAGGACGTCGTGCTGGAATTCAAACTGAGCGAGGATTTGGGCCACATCAAGGTGGACCCGACGCAACTCGATCAAATCATGGTCAACCTGGCCGCCAACGCCCGCGACGCCATGCCGGAGGGAGGCCGGTTAACCGCCACGACGCGCAACATCACGTTGTGCAATGAGAGCATGATCGTGGACGGTGAGCCCGTGATGGTGTCCGGCGACTACGTCTCGTTGGAAGTCGCCGATACCGGATGCGGCATGGACGAGGAAACCAAGCGCCATGTGTATGAACCCTTTTACTCGACGAAAGGCGGCACCAACGGCACGGGTCTGGGTTTGGCCACGGTGTACGGCATTGTGCGGCAAAACCACGGTTTCATTACCTGCGAGACGACGCCGGGCCGGGGTTCTACGTTCCGAATTTACTTCCCGCAAATCGCCGATGAAGCGAAAACACCGCTTGAGAGAACCTCGACCGAATCACCGCACGGCGACGAGACTATTTTGCTGGTGGAAGACGAGGATATGGTTCGGCATCTCGCACGACGAACGCTGGAAAGATACGGCTACCAAGTTGTGGTCGCGGCCGACGGCGAAAAAGCCTGTTGCCAAAGCCAAGAATTCGACGGAGAGATTCATCTTTTGGTCAGCGACATCATCATGCCGGGCATGAACGGTCATGAGCTATTAGAAACGCTGCGGAAAACGAGAGCCGGGCTCAAAGCGTTGCTCATTTCCGGCTACTCCGTGGATATCATCCGCCATCAGAGCCTATTGGAAGAAGGCCATCATTTTCTTCCGAAACCCTTCCGCCCCTTCGAATTGGCCAGAACGGTCCGGCAGATACTAGACGGCGGCGGCGGCGCCTAA
- a CDS encoding lipocalin-like domain-containing protein: MTARHVCLAIACLLVLTVCQPPAVRYEAVTPERAIIFPRDHFAHRDFRTEWWYHTGHLETEDGGEYGFEVVFFRHRTDSLVRFGMPIWKFVNPIYFAHFAITDETGGAFHYAENVGVGAERLGGDREDMLKVWAGDWQMLGVGDTTRLHAAMPDGSFAVDLILTPQKAPVVHGVNGVSTKGRDSTARSYYMSVTRYEVAGELRAHGERLHVKRGQAWMDHEIFSEPLSQHVIGWDWFSLQLDDDREVMAFLLRRRDGSVDADSAGTFVFADGRAEHLGADEFVITELQHWTSPHTGTVYPTKWRLRIPKYDADLTVTATLEDQELIMFLSGLTYWEGSMRVTGRLQGRPTTGRGYVEMSGRSGEVSGL, translated from the coding sequence ATGACGGCGCGCCACGTTTGTCTGGCGATCGCGTGCCTACTTGTATTGACGGTCTGCCAACCGCCGGCCGTGCGCTACGAGGCGGTCACCCCCGAGCGGGCGATCATCTTTCCGCGCGATCACTTTGCGCATCGCGATTTCCGAACCGAATGGTGGTACCACACCGGCCACCTCGAAACCGAAGACGGCGGTGAGTACGGCTTTGAAGTCGTCTTTTTCCGCCATCGCACCGACAGCCTCGTGCGTTTCGGAATGCCGATTTGGAAGTTCGTGAATCCGATCTACTTCGCGCACTTCGCGATCACCGACGAAACCGGCGGCGCTTTCCATTATGCCGAGAACGTCGGCGTCGGCGCGGAGCGCCTGGGCGGTGACCGCGAGGATATGCTCAAGGTTTGGGCCGGCGACTGGCAGATGCTGGGCGTCGGCGACACAACGCGCCTGCACGCCGCCATGCCCGACGGCAGTTTCGCCGTCGATCTGATTCTTACGCCGCAAAAAGCGCCGGTTGTGCACGGAGTCAACGGCGTAAGCACCAAGGGGCGTGACAGCACAGCGCGCAGCTATTACATGAGCGTGACGCGCTACGAAGTCGCCGGCGAGTTGCGGGCGCACGGCGAGCGCCTACACGTCAAGCGCGGCCAGGCGTGGATGGATCACGAAATCTTCTCTGAACCGCTCAGCCAGCACGTCATCGGGTGGGATTGGTTTTCGCTGCAACTCGACGATGATCGCGAGGTCATGGCCTTTTTGCTGCGGCGTCGCGACGGCAGCGTCGATGCCGATAGCGCGGGCACCTTTGTCTTCGCCGACGGCCGCGCCGAGCATTTGGGCGCCGATGAGTTCGTCATCACGGAGTTGCAGCACTGGACGAGCCCGCACACCGGTACGGTCTACCCTACTAAGTGGCGCTTACGCATCCCCAAATACGACGCCGATTTGACTGTCACCGCCACGCTGGAGGATCAGGAATTGATCATGTTCCTCTCCGGCCTCACGTATTGGGAAGGTTCGATGCGTGTGACCGGCCGCTTGCAGGGCCGGCCGACCACGGGCCGCGGCTACGTGGAGATGTCGGGCCGCTCCGGCGAGGTGAGCGGGCTGTAA